A stretch of the Monomorium pharaonis isolate MP-MQ-018 unplaced genomic scaffold, ASM1337386v2 scaffold_262, whole genome shotgun sequence genome encodes the following:
- the LOC105838262 gene encoding uncharacterized protein LOC105838262 encodes MTDSNTADTYYTINRNLLLCIGLWPYQSFGFRCVLITMMTIILISGVVFQFTTFVTREYSMDLLLKILAYSMPWLTYLLRYNILCLNTKKMQSLIERVHIDWNEINNARELEIIKKYSAIGRLITLVTTLSIYLSTFSFILIQLLSNFVLDITKAVNESRLRQFPAEIECFVDQQKYFTPLLLYLFFVVLCSLTVLIAVETLFMLYTQHACGLFEVANCRIEQTLHRGMVQDVISVAEKNSIIYQGIISAVDIHRKAIEFIEMSKENFKWVFFTALPLTVLSLSINLYRLSRQITTKEHQETVTTLLFVMGQFGYLFFCNYLGQKVIDHSGDIFHKTYNVQWYMAPLKAQKLLLLVMQRSMRYCTITIGGLFIPSLEGFATLTSMSLSYFMVIYSIQ; translated from the exons ATGACTGATAGTAACACAGCAGATACTTATTACACTATTAAtcgaaatttattgttatgtatTGGCCTATGGCCATATCAAAGTTTTGGTTTCAGATGTGTTCTAATAACGATGATGACCATAATACTTATATCAGGAGTAGTATTTCAG TTTACAACCTTCGTCACAAGAGAATACAGTATGGATCTTCTTCTGAAGATCCTCGCATATAGTATGCCATGGCTAACTTATCTATTGagatataatattctttgctTAAATACGAAAAAG ATGCAAAGCCTTATAGAACGAGTGCATATCGACTGGAATGAAATAAACAACGCGCGTGAACttgagataataaaaaaatattcagctATTGGAAGACTCATCACATTGGTTACGACAT TATCCATCTATTTGAGTACATTTAGCTTCATTTTGATACAGCttctgtcaaattttgttCTGGACATCACAAAGGCTGTGAACGAATCTCGTCTGCGACAATTTCCGGCCGAGATCGAATGTTTTGTAGATCAGCAAAAGTATTTCACTCCGCTTTTATTGTATCTGTTCTTTGTCGTTTTATGCAGTCTAACTGTGCTGATAGCCGTCGAGAcactttttatgttatatacgCAACATGCTTGCGGATTATTCGAAGTAGCCaa ttGTCGCATAGAACAAACATTGCATAGAGGTATGGTACAAGATGTCATATCTGTTGCTGAAAAAAACTCGATAATATATCAGGGAATAATCAGCGCAGTCGATATACACAGAAAAGCAATCGA gTTTATTGAAATgtcgaaagaaaattttaagtggGTGTTTTTCACTGCACTACCATTGACGGTACTATCGCTAAGCATCAATCTCTATCGC CTTTCTCGACAGATAACAACTAAAGAACATCAGGAGACAGTAACAACTCTTTTGTTTGTAATGGGTCAATTTGGGTATCTGTTTTTCTGTAACTATTTGGGACAGAAGGTGATCGATCATAGCGGcgatatttttcacaaaac ATACAACGTACAATGGTACATGGCTCCATTAAAAGCTCAAAAGTTATTGCTGCTTGTAATGCAGAGAAGCATGCGATATTGCACGATTACGATTGGCGGCTTATTTATTCCATCTTTAGAAGGATTTGCCACG ctTACAAGCATGTCACTTTCATATTTTATGGTAATTTATTCTATCCaataa